The Novosphingobium sp. Gsoil 351 genome contains the following window.
TTCGTGCAACGTATTGCACATTGGTGTATTCAGCGATAGCCAAGCCAGCAATTCACACGGGGCGATACCGGTATCGGCTCCACAAAAATCGACGCAACTAGGCGCGGAAAACCGTGCAATCTGAGGGAGATTGAGACGATGTCAGTTGTCACCGAACTTGGGTATCTTGGCCTGTCCGTATCGAATCTCGACAGTTGGCGTGCCTACGCCACCGAAATCGCGGGCATGGAGATCGTCGACGAGGGTGAAGGTGATCGCCTCTATCTGCGCATGGACCAGTGGCATCATCGCATTGCCTTGATTGCCGATGGCCAGGACGATCTCGCTTACCTGGGGTGGCGTGTCGCCGGTCCCGTCGAATTCACGGCATTGATCGAGAAACTGATTGCTGCAAGAATTGCGGTGACTGTGTCCAGCGATGCCGAAGCTGGCGAACGGCGCGTGCTGGGCTTGGCCAAACTGGTCGATCCGGGCGGCAATCCGACCGAAATCTTCTATGGCCCGCAGGTCGATGCATACAAGCCGTTCCACCCAGGCCGGGCAATGTTCGGTAAATTCGTGACAGGCTCCGAAGGCGTTGGCCACTG
Protein-coding sequences here:
- the bphC gene encoding biphenyl-2,3-diol 1,2-dioxygenase, with protein sequence MSVVTELGYLGLSVSNLDSWRAYATEIAGMEIVDEGEGDRLYLRMDQWHHRIALIADGQDDLAYLGWRVAGPVEFTALIEKLIAARIAVTVSSDAEAGERRVLGLAKLVDPGGNPTEIFYGPQVDAYKPFHPGRAMFGKFVTGSEGVGHCILRQDDVEAAASFYGLLGLRGSVEYHLQLPNGMVASPYFMHCNERQHSVAFGLGPMEKRINHLMFEYAELDDLGLAHDIVRARQIDVALQLGKHANDQALTFYCANPSGWLWEFGWGARKASAQQEYYTRDIFGHGNEAPGYGMDISLL